In a genomic window of Occallatibacter riparius:
- a CDS encoding alpha/beta fold hydrolase, translated as MKLDRRQVIRSAAWGAAALTQATSILPQSESNETQRAARSQPFITARDGTRLFVQDWGSGRPIIFLSAWTFQSNVWGHHMAALTAHGFRCVAPDRRGHGRSDASATGYDLDTLVDDVSRIMDQLDLRDAVLVAHSMGSFEAVRYLASHGSSRVARLVMAAPSTPFSTRTADNPEGWPAEAIEAQTQLIARDFPRWIEQNEGPFFTPDTSQGTRTWIKNMMTSLSLPVALATRSATLAVDVRPDLAKISCPTLIVHGDKDVSAPIAVTGARTARLIRNAKLIVYPDAPHGIILTHQERFLSDLLTFIKA; from the coding sequence ATGAAACTCGATCGACGCCAGGTCATTCGAAGCGCTGCCTGGGGCGCTGCAGCACTCACGCAAGCAACTTCCATTCTCCCCCAATCCGAATCCAATGAAACACAGCGGGCCGCCCGTAGCCAGCCGTTCATAACCGCGCGGGATGGAACGAGGCTCTTCGTGCAGGATTGGGGGTCGGGCCGCCCGATCATCTTCCTCAGCGCCTGGACTTTTCAATCGAATGTTTGGGGACACCACATGGCCGCTCTTACCGCGCACGGATTCCGCTGCGTGGCTCCTGATCGCCGCGGGCATGGCCGCTCCGACGCATCCGCCACTGGGTACGATCTCGATACATTGGTCGACGACGTGTCGCGGATCATGGATCAGCTCGACCTGCGAGACGCCGTGCTCGTCGCCCACTCCATGGGATCATTCGAAGCCGTTCGCTACCTGGCGAGTCACGGATCAAGCCGCGTCGCGCGACTTGTGATGGCCGCCCCTTCAACTCCGTTTTCAACCAGGACCGCAGACAATCCAGAAGGATGGCCGGCAGAAGCGATCGAAGCGCAAACACAACTCATTGCCAGAGACTTTCCACGATGGATTGAACAGAATGAAGGCCCCTTCTTCACACCCGATACGTCTCAGGGAACCCGCACCTGGATCAAGAACATGATGACCAGCCTTTCCTTGCCGGTCGCGTTGGCGACTCGATCCGCGACGCTGGCTGTGGACGTTCGCCCGGATCTGGCGAAGATCTCCTGCCCCACGCTGATTGTCCATGGAGACAAAGATGTCAGTGCTCCTATTGCCGTGACTGGCGCCCGGACTGCCCGCCTCATTCGAAATGCGAAGCTGATCGTCTACCCCGACGCACCGCACGGAATCATCCTGACGCATCAGGAGCGATTCCTTTCCGATCTCCTCACGTTCATCAAGGCTTGA
- a CDS encoding helix-turn-helix domain-containing protein, which produces MNLGRRTDNVQPMLDGVHTVGKMVRSWRELRRFSQLDLALEAEVSQRHLSFIESGRATPSREMVLHLAERLEVPFRERNVMLLAAGYSPVYGDRRLEDPTLAHARTALELLLKAHEPYPALTVDRHWNIVGANAALGALLEGVAAELLKPPANALRISLHPRGLAPKIVNLVEWRHHLLERLRRQFRISRDPALNDLLNELSSYPAGSSEHASSVSDSVANDVALPLRLRTSRGVLSFLSTVTVFGTPVEITLSELSLEAFYPADQETARVLGIAR; this is translated from the coding sequence TTGAATCTGGGCAGACGAACCGATAACGTGCAACCCATGCTTGATGGAGTCCACACTGTAGGCAAGATGGTTCGCTCATGGCGTGAACTCAGGCGGTTCAGCCAGCTCGATCTAGCGCTCGAAGCTGAGGTGTCGCAGCGACATCTCAGCTTTATCGAAAGCGGGCGAGCGACCCCCTCCAGAGAAATGGTGCTGCATCTGGCAGAGCGTCTGGAGGTTCCCTTCAGGGAGCGCAACGTGATGCTTCTGGCGGCAGGTTACTCGCCGGTTTATGGTGATCGCAGGCTGGAAGATCCGACGCTGGCTCATGCGAGGACGGCTCTTGAACTGCTTTTGAAAGCGCATGAGCCTTATCCTGCGCTGACTGTTGACCGGCATTGGAACATTGTTGGGGCAAACGCGGCCCTTGGCGCATTGCTGGAAGGAGTGGCTGCGGAGCTGCTCAAGCCTCCAGCGAACGCGCTGCGCATCAGCCTTCATCCACGAGGACTGGCTCCGAAGATTGTGAATCTGGTGGAGTGGCGCCATCACCTGCTCGAACGCTTGCGGCGTCAATTTCGAATTTCGCGCGATCCCGCATTGAATGATCTCCTGAACGAGCTGAGTAGTTATCCTGCCGGTTCGAGCGAACATGCGAGCAGCGTAAGCGATTCTGTGGCCAATGACGTTGCGCTGCCGCTTCGGCTCAGGACCTCGAGGGGCGTGCTCTCGTTTCTCAGCACTGTGACGGTGTTCGGTACGCCGGTGGAGATCACGCTTTCGGAGTTGTCGCTGGAGGCCTTCTACCCGGCAGATCAGGAAACCGCGCGAGTTCTGGGGATCGCGAGATAA